In the genome of Streptomyces sp. NBC_00190, one region contains:
- a CDS encoding flavin reductase family protein — MRTPVQTTTLTEAGQFRDAMALLPAALTVVTTVDGLGRRWGFTASSVTPVSLGPPLLMVGVGRTSSCHGALVSAPEFVVNVLGEQHRDLAAKFAAHGVDRFAGEEFTPWPGTDGLPVLPDAQAAYRCLRHEVVPAGDHDLLLGALAGVRAGHRDGPLLWYRRAFHTLR; from the coding sequence GTGAGGACACCGGTCCAGACCACCACCCTGACCGAGGCGGGACAGTTCCGTGACGCCATGGCGCTGCTGCCGGCCGCCCTCACGGTGGTCACCACCGTCGACGGCCTCGGCCGCCGCTGGGGGTTCACCGCCAGCTCCGTCACCCCCGTCTCGCTCGGCCCGCCGCTGCTGATGGTTGGCGTCGGCCGGACTTCGAGTTGCCACGGCGCGCTCGTGAGCGCACCGGAGTTCGTCGTCAACGTGCTCGGCGAGCAACACCGTGACCTGGCCGCGAAGTTCGCCGCCCACGGCGTAGACCGCTTCGCCGGGGAGGAGTTCACGCCCTGGCCGGGGACGGACGGCCTGCCCGTGCTGCCCGACGCGCAAGCCGCCTACCGCTGCCTGCGCCACGAGGTCGTGCCCGCCGGCGACCACGACCTGCTGCTCGGAGCGCTCGCCGGGGTCCGGGCCGGGCACCGGGACGGTCCGCTGCTCTGGTACCGGCGGGCCTTCCACACCCTGCGGTGA